The Myxococcota bacterium sequence TCGACCAGCGCGCAGAAGCTCACCACGCGCACCGTCGACCTGATCGCGCCGATCGGCAAGGGCCAGCGCGCGCTGATCGTGTCTCCGCCCAAGGCCGGCAAGACCATGCTCCTGCAGGACCTCGCGAACGCGATCGCGGCGAATCACCCGGAGGCGCTCGTGATCGCGCTGCTGATCGACGAGCGGCCCGAAGAAGTCACCGACTTCCAGCGGCACGTGAAGGCCGAGGTCGTCTCCTCGACCTTCGACGAGCCGCCGGCGCGCCACGTGCAGGTCGCCGACATGGTGATCGAGAAGGCGCGCCGGCTGGTCGAGCACGGCCGCGACGTGGTGATCCTGCTCGACTCGGTGACTCGCCTGGCGCGCGCGCACAACGCGGTCGTGCCGCACTCGGGCAAGGTGCTCAGCGGCGGCGTCGACGCGCACGCGCTGCAGAAGCCCAAGCGCTTCTTCGGAGCGGCGCGCAACATCGAAGAGGGCGGCAGCCTCACGATCATCGGCACGGCGCTGGTCGACACCGGCTCGCGCATGGACGAGGTGATCTTCGAGGAGTTCAAGGGCACCGGAAACTGCGAGATCCACCTGGACCGCAAGCTCGCCGACCGCCGCACCTACCCCGCGATCGACCTGCACAAGAGCTCGACCCGGCGCGAGGAGCTCCTGCTCGACCCCGCCACGACCAACAAGATGTGGGTCCTGCGCAAGCTGCTTTCGCCCATGGCGACGATCGATTCGATGGAGTTCCTGCTCGACAAGCTCAAGGCGACGGCCTCGAACGAGGAGTTCCTGGCCATGATGAACGCCAAGGAGCGTGGGTAGGGTGCCCACGCGACCCTCGGGGAGCGTGGGTAGGGTGCCCACGCGACCATCGGGCAGCGATTGGACAGCCGCGATCTCGGGGCTTATCGTCGCCGCGCCATGAAGCCGGACATCCACCCCGAATA is a genomic window containing:
- the rho gene encoding transcription termination factor Rho, coding for MKLTELRNKSAGDLAALASAAGLEATGGMRKQDLIFALLQRHEETAGEIEASGVLERMPDGYGFLRSAEASYLPGPDDVYVSAAQVRRFNLHTGDSLEGTVRPPRDGERYLSLVRIERLNFAPPEEARRRLSFDSLTALYPTARFNLSTSAQKLTTRTVDLIAPIGKGQRALIVSPPKAGKTMLLQDLANAIAANHPEALVIALLIDERPEEVTDFQRHVKAEVVSSTFDEPPARHVQVADMVIEKARRLVEHGRDVVILLDSVTRLARAHNAVVPHSGKVLSGGVDAHALQKPKRFFGAARNIEEGGSLTIIGTALVDTGSRMDEVIFEEFKGTGNCEIHLDRKLADRRTYPAIDLHKSSTRREELLLDPATTNKMWVLRKLLSPMATIDSMEFLLDKLKATASNEEFLAMMNAKERG